In uncultured Desulfuromonas sp., the genomic stretch AACACCACGGGAAACTCCAGCCCCTTGGCGGCATGCAGAGTCATCAGCGTGACGCGATCAAGACTGCTGTCATAGGCATCCAGATCCGTAACCAGGGCCACCTGTTCCAGATAGTCCTGCAACGTCGTGTCTTCGTCGCGATGCTCTTCCATACCGGCGAGCAGCTGGTCGATGTTGTCGAGCCGGTCACGTGCTTCCTGGGTGTTTTCGCTCTTGAGCATCTGGGCGTAGCCGGTTTCTTCAATCAGCTCGGCGGCAAGTTGCGGGTAGGGCAGACGTTCGAGACGACTGGCAAAATCCTCCATCATGGCGACAAAGGCGGCGACTTTTTTCGCGGCAGCGCCTTTGAGCACTCCTTGCTCTACCGCCAGACGGCAGGCCGGGAAAAAGCCCTGGGCCTGTTGTTCCAACGTCGCGATCTTGGCGACCGTGGTGGCACCAATTCCCCGTGTCGGCACATTGATGATGCGCTGGCAGGAGATCGTGTCGGCCGGGTTGGTCAGCACCCGCAAATAGGCCAGAACATCCTTGACCTCCATGCGGGCGAAAAACCGCATGCCGCCGAACATAACATAGGGAATGCGCTCACGGACCAAGGCCTCCTCCAGCACCCGCGATTGAGCATTGGTCCGATAAAGCATGGCAATGTCGCGCAGATGGCGACCACTTTGTTGCAACGCCTTGAGTTGATCGACCACATAGCGTGCTTCTTCAAGATCGTCGGGCAACGCCTCTAGGGTGATGGTCTCGCCGTCGGGGTTTTCCGTCCACAGGGTTTTGCCCTTGCGTCCGACGTTGTTGGCAACCACAGCGCCGGCCGCATCAAGGATCGTCGTAGTGGAACGGTAATTCTGCTCCAGACGGATGGTGGCACAGCCCGGATAATCACGCTCAAAACCAAGGATATTACCCACTTCGGCACCACGCCACCGGTAGATGGATTGATCATCATCACCGACCACACACAGATTGCCGTGCTCCGAGGCCAATTGCTGCACCAGGCGATATTGCACCATGTTGGTATCTTGAAACTCATCGACCAGCAGATGAAGAAAACGCCCGGCGTAGCGCTGACGAATGTCTTCGTGTTCGTCAAACAGCTTGACGCACATCAGCAGCAGATCACCGAAATCGAGGGCATTGGCCTGCTGCAAACGCTGCTGATAATGGCGGTAAACATCTGCGACCACCTGTTCCTGCGGTGTATTTTGCGGCATTTCAGCGGGAAACTGGCCGCGGTTTTTCGCTGCATCAATGGCCGCTGCTGCCGCGCGCGGCTTGAGTTTTTTATCGTCAATGCCCAGCTCTTTAAGGATGTTTCTCAGCAGGCGATCCTGATCCTGATCGTCGTAGATGGTAAAAGACGAGTCAAATCCCAATGCCGAAATGTCCCGACGCAGAATGCGCACACAGGTAGAGTGAAACGTCGCTACCCACGGCATCTCCCCCTCAGGAAGGACCCGCTCGATGCGCTCCTTCATCTCCTTGGCGGCCTTGTTGGTAAAGGTCACTGCCAGAATGCGCCACGGTGGCACACCCTGCTGTTGAATAAGGTGAATCACCCGGCCGGTAAGGGTGCTGGTTTTCCCTGATCCGGCTCCGGCAAGAATAAGCAAAGGCCCGCCGGGATGCTCAACAGCCTCAATCTGCTGAGGATTAAGCTGAGGCGTGGGACGATCCATCGTGTTCCTCCTCCAAAGTGCGCGCCATCAGGGCTTTGTTATAAGCGGAGACCATATCGCGGCGTGAGACAATGCCGATCAGGCGACTCTGATGCTGGCGGTCGACTACCGGAAGCTGCTCAATGTTGCGATAACCGATCTTGCGCATGGCCTGATCGAGATTTTCATCGCCAAACACGGTGGTCACTTCCGTGGTCGCCAACTCTTTGACCACCACCAGATCCATCAGGTCTTTTTCAAACACCACGCCGAGAAAATCCTGAATGGAAATAATCCCGGTCATTTCACCCGCCGGATTCAGCAGCGGAAAATTGGTATGCTTGGTGTTGGAAATAAACTCGGTAAACTGACGCAGGGTCATCGCCTCGGGGACGGTTTCCAGCCTCTGGGTCATAACATCATCGACGCGAATCGATTTCATAATGTTACGTTCTTTACCCGCTTCAAGATCGATCCCGGCTTTCGCCAGTTCAACCGTATCAAGGCTCTCTTTTTTGAAATGACGACTGATGGCCGTTCCGACAACACAGGACAACATGATGGGAACGATAACCTGATAGGAGGCCGTCATTTCAAACAGCAGAAAGATCGCCGTCATCGGTGCATGGGTAGCCGCGGACAAAAACGCGCCCATCCCGATCAGCGCATAAGAACCCGGCGCAATGGTCAAGGAAGGGAACAGCATTTGAGCAATATGGCCAAACGCACCGCCGGTCACCGCACCGATATACAACACCGGCGCAAACAAACCGCCGGGCAAACCGGAACCGAGTGTGATGGATGTGGCAATAGCCTTGAACAGGATCAGAGCCAACAACAGGTACCAGGCCCCCTGACCATTGAGAAACTCGCCCATAAAATCGTAGCCGTTTCCGAACACTTGGGGAAACCCGACCCCGATCAACCCCACCAGCAATGCGCCTATGATCGGCTTGACCAAGCGAGATACGCACAATTTATCAAACAGATCCTTGATGCGGAAATGAACATCGATAAAGCCTGCGGCCAAGCCGCCGATAACCGCCCCCAAAGCCACGTACAGCAGCAGCTCCCAATGAGACCCGACTTGATAAGGCGGAATGTGAAACGCGATCTCGTTACCGATCAGCGCCCGTGACACCACGGTACTCATGCCGCTGGCAATAACAATCGAGGTAAAACTGGAGATTTCAAACGAGGAAAGCAGGACAATTTCCTGGGCAAAAAATACCCCGGCAATCGGCGCGTTAAACGTTGCGGCCACGCCACCGGACACGCCACAGGCCACCAGCACCTTGAGCCGGTTGCCGCTCACTTTAAAGCCCTGGCCAAACTGGCTACCGACCGCGCCACCGATCTGGGCGATCGGCCCTTCTTGACCGGCACTGCCACCGGTTCCCAGAGTGATGGCACTGGCCAGACCGCGGGTGATAATGGTGCGGCCGGGGATCTTGGCTCCACGCAGGTTAACCTGTTCCAAAAACGAGGAAAATCCAAACTTAAGGTCCTTGGCAAACCACAAACCAAACGGGATCATCAGTAAAGCCCCGGCCAGCGGAAATAAAATCGCCAGCCAGCGTGAGGCACTCCACTGGTGCCAGGAGATATGAAACAGCTCCATGCCCTGCTCAATGACCAACCAGTGAAAAAACTCGATGGCTTGACGAAAAGCGTAATTACACAAACCAGACAACAAGCCGATGGCCACCGCCAGAATGGCCATAAAGGTGTTTTCGCTGACCCGGAAACGTCCCATCACGGCCAGGCCGACTCGGCGTAACCAGTCAAATATACGGGGTATGGTGCCTAAACTCATCGGATTCACTCAACGGTTTTGATCCCGGGCGATGTCCATGGTGATAATCATCGTCGCACAATCAGTGGTAAGTTACCTATTTTCAATGGAAAAACAGCCGGTTATTTTAAGTTGTTTCAGGGGGAGCTGTAAAGGGATTATCTAGGAAAAAACAGGATTATCGCGTATACACACCAGAAAAGGGTTCAGCGAGGATCATGAAGAGGACGGTTTCGCGTTACCGACTCAAATTGAGCGCCTTCATGGCGATCTTTTCCAGAGGCAGGGTGTAATCAACAGCACCGGTGGCAATGGCCTCCTTGGGCATGCCGAACACCACGCAGCTCTCTTCGTTCTGAGCAATATTCATTGCCCCGGCATCTTTCAACTCTTTCATGCCCTTGGCGCCGTCATCGCCCATGCCGGTTAAAATCACCCCGACGGCATTTTTCCCGGCATAACGGGCGG encodes the following:
- a CDS encoding UvrD-helicase domain-containing protein — protein: MDRPTPQLNPQQIEAVEHPGGPLLILAGAGSGKTSTLTGRVIHLIQQQGVPPWRILAVTFTNKAAKEMKERIERVLPEGEMPWVATFHSTCVRILRRDISALGFDSSFTIYDDQDQDRLLRNILKELGIDDKKLKPRAAAAAIDAAKNRGQFPAEMPQNTPQEQVVADVYRHYQQRLQQANALDFGDLLLMCVKLFDEHEDIRQRYAGRFLHLLVDEFQDTNMVQYRLVQQLASEHGNLCVVGDDDQSIYRWRGAEVGNILGFERDYPGCATIRLEQNYRSTTTILDAAGAVVANNVGRKGKTLWTENPDGETITLEALPDDLEEARYVVDQLKALQQSGRHLRDIAMLYRTNAQSRVLEEALVRERIPYVMFGGMRFFARMEVKDVLAYLRVLTNPADTISCQRIINVPTRGIGATTVAKIATLEQQAQGFFPACRLAVEQGVLKGAAAKKVAAFVAMMEDFASRLERLPYPQLAAELIEETGYAQMLKSENTQEARDRLDNIDQLLAGMEEHRDEDTTLQDYLEQVALVTDLDAYDSSLDRVTLMTLHAAKGLEFPVVFMTGMEDGIFPAARSNDGGEQLEEERRLCYVGMTRAMEKLYLTHARRRRVYGSYQFNPPSRFIGEIPEQLLADVAKKPLHATSKHNLASLFEQLPTQAPESETSSVPASISAVDSASVPDQPVIEMEPVAPVDDGTLRIGSRVRHARFGVGTVRRLEGSGDKQKVIVYFNRFGPKRLLLKFAGLEPA
- a CDS encoding chloride channel protein, coding for MSLGTIPRIFDWLRRVGLAVMGRFRVSENTFMAILAVAIGLLSGLCNYAFRQAIEFFHWLVIEQGMELFHISWHQWSASRWLAILFPLAGALLMIPFGLWFAKDLKFGFSSFLEQVNLRGAKIPGRTIITRGLASAITLGTGGSAGQEGPIAQIGGAVGSQFGQGFKVSGNRLKVLVACGVSGGVAATFNAPIAGVFFAQEIVLLSSFEISSFTSIVIASGMSTVVSRALIGNEIAFHIPPYQVGSHWELLLYVALGAVIGGLAAGFIDVHFRIKDLFDKLCVSRLVKPIIGALLVGLIGVGFPQVFGNGYDFMGEFLNGQGAWYLLLALILFKAIATSITLGSGLPGGLFAPVLYIGAVTGGAFGHIAQMLFPSLTIAPGSYALIGMGAFLSAATHAPMTAIFLLFEMTASYQVIVPIMLSCVVGTAISRHFKKESLDTVELAKAGIDLEAGKERNIMKSIRVDDVMTQRLETVPEAMTLRQFTEFISNTKHTNFPLLNPAGEMTGIISIQDFLGVVFEKDLMDLVVVKELATTEVTTVFGDENLDQAMRKIGYRNIEQLPVVDRQHQSRLIGIVSRRDMVSAYNKALMARTLEEEHDGSSHASA